A portion of the Deinococcus peraridilitoris DSM 19664 genome contains these proteins:
- a CDS encoding flavin reductase family protein — MKASTPRFFGYYPNTVALVTAEHQGKRNVMSAGWHAALSSDPPLYGVAIGRERATHALVTSSGRFALNFLPFEHARAVQGAGVLSLHDGADKYGQLGLTPHPGEELVLAEAYLTYVCSLSQVVTTGDHDWCVGQVERVWYDEGAFDERLLFRGEAAVYLGRSEYVCLNTGGKRVVVPSEQFG; from the coding sequence GTGAAAGCTTCCACCCCCCGCTTCTTTGGGTATTACCCCAATACCGTCGCGTTGGTCACCGCCGAGCACCAGGGAAAGCGCAACGTCATGAGCGCCGGCTGGCACGCCGCGCTGTCAAGCGATCCCCCGCTGTACGGCGTGGCCATCGGGCGCGAACGCGCGACGCACGCCCTGGTGACCTCCTCGGGCCGCTTCGCCCTGAACTTCCTGCCCTTCGAGCACGCTCGCGCCGTGCAGGGAGCGGGCGTACTGAGCCTGCATGACGGCGCGGACAAGTACGGGCAGCTCGGCCTGACCCCTCACCCCGGCGAGGAGCTGGTACTTGCGGAGGCCTACCTGACCTATGTCTGCTCGCTGTCCCAGGTCGTCACGACCGGTGACCACGACTGGTGCGTAGGGCAGGTCGAGCGCGTCTGGTACGACGAGGGTGCCTTCGATGAGCGCCTGCTCTTTCGCGGTGAGGCGGCCGTGTACCTCGGGCGCAGCGAGTACGTCTGCCTGAACACGGGCGGCAAGCGGGTGGTGGTGCCCTCCGAGCAGTTCGGCTGA
- a CDS encoding PAS domain S-box protein, which translates to MSPVGPSGRPFSVDPQDILDVFPHLMWGTDDEGQWVYTNQRLRTFTGHAVSPTEQDFLSILHPDDRQRVQASWQQARLERQTSSLELRLQHRDGQFRWMLCQYQPVEQGNAGFAWCGTCTDIHAQRQRLKDAGHIIETSRDCIKFIDLQGRLVYMNAGGMQEMEISDFGVCDHAFWPEFWSGAMRSQVEGALEEARAGRVGLFEGFCPTFAGTPKWWNVRVSPMYGPSGELERFLAVSRDITDRVQAELQAERWQSVSTALTGALSQEEVVDIVLSQGLSALQADAGGVMLVSPDGEHLEALSHRGYPEDMVQRFSRIPLSLSIPITEIIRDGVARFLTSEDINVQYPHLAEQRGDMRGSALLPLSMNGRVVGALILGFKRDRAFGTADRRFLITLATQCAQALERARLYDSVRELNQRLEQRVQERTSELERERSFMQAMLESLTEGIVACDANGVLTVFNRATRALHGLPAEPLPPELWADRYRLYQPDGVTPLRTEEIPLYRAFSGERVRDVDMVVVPQDGQARYLRTNGNAIYSTSGEKLGAVVAMHDITETRAAHAELERVSAFNHLLLDSVGEGIFGVDMQGLTTFANPAAERMIGYSREELLGQSQHALIHHTKASDEHYPSSECPIYCSRLDGAVRRVDDEVFWRKDGTSFPVEYISTPLRNARGEIEGAVVTFRDITERKRSEEKLRQANEELRRSNAELEQFAYVASHDLQEPLRTVASFTELLARRYQGRLDEHADTYITHVTQGVQRMKRLIEDLLSFSRLNATPQRSTVRVTEALNAARAQLALAIRETGALITHDTLPSLSGDAGQLTQLFQNLIGNALKFRRADVTPQIHIGAVREGAMWHFTVRDNGIGIEQPYFERIFVIFQRLHLREKFDGTGIGLAICRKIVEHHGGRIWVESTVGEGSVFHFTLSATATTE; encoded by the coding sequence ATGTCTCCTGTAGGTCCGTCGGGCCGACCCTTCTCCGTCGATCCGCAGGACATCCTCGACGTCTTTCCTCACCTGATGTGGGGCACGGATGACGAAGGCCAGTGGGTCTACACCAACCAGCGTCTGCGTACCTTCACCGGTCATGCCGTTTCCCCAACCGAGCAGGATTTTTTGTCCATCCTGCATCCGGACGACCGGCAGCGGGTGCAGGCCAGCTGGCAGCAGGCGCGCCTGGAAAGGCAGACCAGTTCGCTTGAGCTTCGCCTGCAACACCGTGACGGGCAGTTTCGCTGGATGCTCTGCCAGTACCAGCCTGTTGAGCAGGGCAACGCCGGTTTTGCATGGTGTGGCACCTGCACGGACATTCACGCGCAACGACAACGTCTGAAAGACGCCGGTCACATCATCGAGACCAGCCGGGACTGCATCAAGTTCATCGATCTCCAGGGTCGCCTGGTCTACATGAACGCCGGGGGCATGCAGGAGATGGAAATCTCGGACTTCGGCGTGTGCGATCATGCCTTCTGGCCGGAATTCTGGTCCGGTGCGATGCGCTCACAAGTCGAAGGGGCCCTTGAAGAAGCGCGAGCGGGCCGGGTCGGGCTCTTCGAGGGTTTTTGCCCCACCTTCGCGGGGACGCCCAAGTGGTGGAACGTGCGGGTTTCCCCGATGTATGGCCCCAGCGGGGAGCTGGAGCGTTTTCTGGCCGTTTCACGTGACATTACCGACCGCGTTCAGGCAGAACTGCAGGCGGAACGCTGGCAGAGCGTCTCGACGGCCCTCACGGGCGCACTGTCGCAAGAAGAAGTCGTGGACATCGTCCTCTCGCAGGGCCTGAGCGCCTTGCAGGCCGACGCGGGCGGCGTGATGCTCGTCAGCCCGGACGGTGAGCACCTCGAAGCGCTTTCCCACCGCGGATACCCGGAGGACATGGTGCAGCGCTTCAGCAGAATTCCGCTGTCGCTTTCCATTCCTATCACCGAGATCATTCGTGATGGTGTGGCCCGCTTTCTGACAAGCGAGGACATCAACGTGCAGTATCCGCACCTGGCAGAGCAGCGTGGGGATATGCGTGGATCGGCGCTGCTGCCCCTCAGTATGAACGGGCGCGTGGTGGGGGCCCTGATCCTGGGCTTCAAGCGAGATCGGGCGTTCGGAACCGCTGACCGCCGTTTTCTGATCACACTGGCCACGCAGTGCGCTCAGGCGCTGGAACGAGCACGCCTGTACGACTCGGTACGGGAACTCAATCAAAGGCTGGAGCAGCGTGTTCAGGAGCGCACAAGTGAACTGGAGCGCGAGCGCAGCTTCATGCAGGCGATGCTCGAAAGCCTCACCGAAGGCATCGTCGCGTGCGACGCAAACGGCGTGCTGACGGTGTTCAACCGTGCTACGCGTGCACTGCACGGCCTGCCTGCCGAACCGCTCCCGCCCGAACTGTGGGCGGATCGTTACCGGCTGTATCAGCCGGACGGCGTGACGCCCCTGCGTACCGAAGAGATTCCGCTTTACCGTGCCTTTTCAGGTGAACGGGTACGCGACGTGGACATGGTGGTCGTTCCGCAGGACGGTCAGGCGCGTTACCTGCGGACGAACGGCAACGCCATTTACAGCACCTCCGGTGAAAAACTGGGCGCGGTCGTGGCGATGCACGACATCACCGAAACGCGCGCCGCGCACGCCGAACTTGAGCGCGTGAGTGCCTTCAATCACCTGCTGCTCGACTCGGTAGGCGAAGGCATCTTCGGTGTGGACATGCAGGGCCTCACCACCTTTGCCAATCCTGCCGCAGAGAGAATGATCGGGTACTCGCGCGAAGAATTGCTCGGGCAATCTCAGCACGCGCTGATCCACCACACCAAAGCCAGTGACGAGCACTACCCTTCGTCCGAGTGCCCGATTTACTGCTCACGCCTCGATGGTGCGGTGCGCCGGGTGGACGACGAGGTGTTCTGGCGCAAGGACGGAACGAGCTTCCCGGTGGAGTACATCTCGACGCCGCTGCGCAATGCCCGCGGTGAGATCGAGGGAGCGGTCGTGACGTTTCGTGACATCACCGAACGCAAGCGCTCAGAAGAGAAACTGCGTCAGGCCAACGAGGAGCTGCGCCGCAGCAACGCGGAGCTGGAGCAGTTCGCCTACGTCGCCTCGCACGACCTGCAAGAACCCCTGCGGACCGTGGCGAGCTTCACGGAACTTCTCGCCCGACGGTACCAGGGTCGACTGGACGAGCACGCCGACACGTACATCACCCACGTCACGCAGGGCGTGCAGCGCATGAAACGCCTGATCGAGGACCTGCTGAGTTTCTCGCGCCTGAACGCCACGCCGCAGCGAAGCACCGTAAGGGTGACCGAGGCCCTGAACGCTGCACGGGCGCAACTCGCTCTGGCCATCCGTGAAACAGGCGCCCTGATCACCCATGACACGCTTCCCAGCCTGTCCGGCGACGCGGGGCAGCTGACGCAGCTCTTTCAGAACCTGATCGGGAACGCCCTGAAGTTCCGCCGGGCGGACGTGACACCACAGATCCACATCGGCGCCGTCCGCGAAGGAGCCATGTGGCACTTCACGGTGCGTGACAACGGGATTGGCATCGAACAACCGTACTTCGAACGGATTTTCGTGATTTTCCAGCGTCTGCATCTTCGCGAGAAGTTTGATGGAACGGGGATCGGGCTGGCCATCTGCCGCAAGATCGTGGAACACCACGGGGGACGCATCTGGGTGGAGTCCACCGTGGGTGAGGGCAGTGTGTTTCACTTCACCCTGTCCGCCACTGCCACGACGGAGTGA